Proteins found in one Plasmodium malariae genome assembly, chromosome: 13 genomic segment:
- the PmUG01_13041300 gene encoding conserved Plasmodium protein, unknown function, producing MRKNKVINNLEDQIRSLKDYNIPFKYYNPSNNINIRNYLSENNIKYKCPSNAYLSLNELLEIVDGLNYSEKSNINLIDYNFERSKNEIIIESINKNEKQFGKQIEFSEDAKKRVFINKTSTYKQPYYRDNGKNNSNYRNCGNYQYNNNYQNCVIVSNNNEICSSNSTLSKPNESKNITHENKMCVQTSLSSVNNNDSSLLKNLLECRSNLSKWNNIDPEKVISTKNLKLLLLHRPNSIDDIKNLNLTGFGEDKIRKYGYDFLDVFLLSYCEKNKEKIR from the coding sequence atgagaaagaaTAAGGTAATTAATAATCTTGAGGACCAAATAAGATCATTAAAGGATTATAATATaccttttaaatattataacccatcaaataatataaatattagaaattatttaagtgaaaataatatcaaatataaatgtcCGTCTAATGCTTATTTAAGTCTTAATGAATTATTAGAAATTGTTGACGGGTTAAATTATTCTGAAAAATCTAACATTAATCTTATAgattataattttgaaaggagcaaaaatgaaataataattgagagcataaataaaaacgaaaaacAATTTGGGAAACAAATTGAGTTCAGTGAAGATGCAAAGAAGAGggtattcataaataaaacaagtaCATATAAGCAACCTTATTATCGTGACAATGGCAAGAATAATAGCAATTACCGAAATTGTGGAAATTAtcaatataataacaattatCAGAATTGTGTCATTGTTTCAAATAACAATGAGATTTGCTCATCAAATAGTACATTATCTAAGCCaaatgaaagtaaaaatataacacatGAGAACAAGATGTGTGTGCAAACATCTCTATCATCAGTTAATAATAACGATAGTAGcttgttaaaaaatttattagagTGTAGAAGTAATTTATCCAAATGGAATAACATAGACCCTGAAAAAGTAATtagtacaaaaaatttaaaattgcTATTGCTGCATCGTCCGAATTCTATCGACGATATTAAGAACTTAAACTTAACCGGTTTTGGTGAAGATAAAATTAGGAAATATGGATATGATTTCTTAGATGTTTTCTTATTAAGTTACtgcgaaaaaaataaagaaaagattagataa